The Horticoccus luteus DNA window CACGCACCCGTAGCTCAATTGGATAGAGCGTCTGACTACGGATCAGAAGGTTTGGGGTTCGACTCCCTACGGGTGCACCATTTTTTGCCGCGCGCCGCGCGACTGTTCGGCCAACGATTTCCGATTGCAGCGGACCTAGGCGCAGTGAGCGCCCCAGGATGGGGCCGCGCGTTTAGGTTTTAGGAGAGCGGAAGTTCTTTCGATTGGGACTTACAGAAATCGACGCGGAGTCGAATAGAGGCGCCGGAGAGGTAAGGTGGATGCCCTATTTTTTACCAAAAAATGCGCAAGGTGAGTGCATTAGACGCAATCGCCGTTGACGAGCAGAGCGGGGCGTCGAGACGTGGAAGAGGTGAACGTTGCCTGGCCTATCGTGATCGTCGCGGGGTTGCTGCTGTTTTTCCCGGTGAGGTTTTTCTTTCCGGCGAACGGGCTTTTGCGGACGCTTTCACATCCGCCGGACAGCATGGAGCACAAGCCGACGCCGCTCTGGTGGCTCACATGGGCGCAAGGATTGGATTTCCTGAGCGGTTGGGTCGCGGCGTATTTACTGCGGGAGCATGGGTTCAGGGCGGCGCCTCGGGCGGTCGGAGCGGATGCTCTGGCGCCGGCGTTGGTGACGTATGGGCTCCTGCTCGCGGCGGTCTTTTATCGCATGCCGGTGCGGGGACGGAAATACGTGTGCGTGGCGCCGGTGGGTTTTGTGTTGGGCGTGATGTGGGCGGTGGTGCCGCCCATCGTGGCGCTGGTGAGCACCGTTTTTCTGGTGTGCAGCGCGGCGGCGTTTCGAAGTCTCACGCCCGCATTTCTTGCCGGCGCTGCGGCCGTGGTGGCGACGGGATTTCTCTTTAACGCGCCGCGCCTTGAGCTCGTCTTTTTCGCGCTGGTCGCCGCGATGCCGGTGGTGGTTTCGGTCGTCAGCTATCGCGCATTGGCGTTGCCGAGCCGACGATGAACGGTCGGCGGAGTCGGGGCCCGTCCTGTGCGACCGCCGAAACGATACGACCGGACGGAGGGCTTGCGACAGCGAGCGAACACGCGAGATTGGCGGGATGAGTGCTGAATTTCCTGCGTCCACCGAGAGTGCGTTGCCGTCACCTGCGCCTACGCCTGCGGAAGCGGCGGCACCACTGCCGATCGAGCCCCCGTTGTCAGTGCTCGAAGCACGGGTGCTGGGTTGCTTGATCGAAAAGGAGCTGGCGACGCCCGACGTGTATCCGCTGACGCTGAACGCGTTGGTGAACGCGTGCAACCAGCGCAATAATCGTGCGCCGCTGCTGAGTGCCGGCGCGAGCGAAGTGGAAGTGGCGCTGGAGCACTTGCGGCACAAGCAACTCGTGACGTTTTTTGCGGGCGCGGAGGCGCGCGTGAAGAAGTTCAAGCAACGGCTCGACGCGGAATTTCCGATGGAAACGCCGGCGCGCGCGATGATCGCCGAGCTGCTTTTGCGGGGTCCGCAAACGAGCGCAGGTTTGCGCGGCAATGCGGAGCGGATGTGCGCGATGCCGGATCTGGGGGAGATCGACACGATGTTGGGCGAACTGGCGGCGCGTCCGGCGGGACCGTTGGTGCGCAAGTTACCCCGGCAGCCCGGACAGAAGGAGGCGCGCTGGGTGCAACTTTTCACCGGCGAACCGCCGACAATCGCAGCGGCGGAGTTGAGCGGGCCGGCGGAGCCGCTGGTCGTCGGAATCGCCCTGCCGGCAGAGGCGGAGCGGCGGCTGGCGGCGCTGGAAGCGGAAATTGCGGCGTTGAAGCACGAATTGGCGCAGTTGCGTGAATCGCTCGGCGGTGGCTAACGTGCACGGAGCGCGCTGCGTCAGGGATGTTGAAGCGCCGGATACGTGAACGCAAAGAAGTGCACGGTGTTGAGCGCGAAGTGAGCGAGGATGCTTGCTTCAATGCGACCCGTGCGCAGGTAAATCCACCCGTAGCCGAGGCCGGCGATCGTGGCGAGAAACACGTAGACCGCACCGCCCGCCGCGTGCGCGAGGCCGAAAAGCGCCGCCGCAACGACCAAGGCGAACCAGCGCCCGGCGACCGAGGGTCCCCACAGCCGCTGCAATTGCGCCTGCACAAAACCGCGGAAAACCGCCTCCTCGGCCATGCACGTAAAGAGGAGGTTCACGCCGAGCCAGAGAGCGGTGGCGGCAGGGACCTTCGGGGCCCAGCGAACGTAGCCGGTGACGAGTGACACGCCGAGGACGACTGCCATCACCCCGAGCGCGCGTGGCGCGGTGGCGGCGAGCATGGTCCGCCATTCGGCGAAGGAACCGATGCGCGGGTGGCACCAGCGCAGCAGAAGCAAACCCACGACCACTTTGTCGAAGTTGAGATAAAGGGTAAACGGCACGGCGTCGGGCGTGAAGCGGACCGCATCGAGGACACGCGGGTTGTGAAAGCCGGGCAGCCGATGCAGCATAAGCGCGGCGGCGAGCAACAGGACGGCGGCAGCGGCGGCCAGGCGTGCGCCACGATGCGCAGAGGCGGAGGCGAAACCGCAGGCCGCCGCGGCGAATCCGGCGATCCAGAGGAATGCGAGGGGATCGAGCACACGCGTTTGCAAGCCCGTCAAAAGCGCCAGCGCCCAGAACCAGAACCACCCGCGGCGCCGCAGGAACGACGTTTCGCCGCCCGCCCAAAGCGAGACGATGGCGGCAGCGAGAAACATGAAGGGAACGGCCACGAAGATCAGCGAAGCGAGACGCCGAGCCATTGGCGAGCCCAGCAATGTGTCCGCGGCGCTGGCTAGGCGGTGGAAGTTGTTTTAGGATCCGCGATCGCCGGGCAAAGGGCCCGGCGGCAATTCATACCATGAAAAGAAAAGCCTCCGCTCTCTGGCGCGGCGATCTGAAGTCAGGTCGCGGCACAATTTCCACCGCCAGCGCTGTCCTCAAGGACACGCCGTATTCATTCGCGACGCGTTTTGAAAGCAGCCCGGGCACCAATCCGGAAGAGCTGATCGGCGCAGCGCACGCGGGATGTTTCTCCATGGCGCTGTCGATGGAATTGGACAAGGCGGGGTTCACCGCGGACTCCGTTGCGACGACGGCGGAAGTGACGCTCGAAAACCATCCGCAAACGAGCTGGACGGTGACGCGCATCCATTTGACGACGGAGGCGAAGGTGCCGCGGATCACCGCGGAGAAGTTTGCGGAAATCGCCAAGGGGGCGAAGGAGGGCTGCCCGATTTCGCGGCTGTTGAAAGCGGCGGAAATCACGCTCGACGCGAAGCTGGTGTGAGGTGCGCCGGCCGGCGCGAGGAGCAGGCATGTCAAAGACGAGGCGGCAATTGTTGCTGGCAGTCGCGGACGCGATCGGTGGACGGCGCGGCGCGGGAATGCGTGCGGCGTTGGACAGCCAGTTGCTGCACGATCTCGAAGTATGGGATGAGCTGCTGAGCGAGGCGGAATTTGAATTGCAGGTGGCGCAGCTCGCCCGGCGATTGTCGACGGACGATCCCGGGCTCGGACGGCGCGCGTTCGAGCCACCGGAGACTTGGGGCTTGGCGAACTG harbors:
- a CDS encoding YceH family protein, with the protein product MSAEFPASTESALPSPAPTPAEAAAPLPIEPPLSVLEARVLGCLIEKELATPDVYPLTLNALVNACNQRNNRAPLLSAGASEVEVALEHLRHKQLVTFFAGAEARVKKFKQRLDAEFPMETPARAMIAELLLRGPQTSAGLRGNAERMCAMPDLGEIDTMLGELAARPAGPLVRKLPRQPGQKEARWVQLFTGEPPTIAAAELSGPAEPLVVGIALPAEAERRLAALEAEIAALKHELAQLRESLGGG
- a CDS encoding CPBP family intramembrane glutamic endopeptidase, with protein sequence MAVPFMFLAAAIVSLWAGGETSFLRRRGWFWFWALALLTGLQTRVLDPLAFLWIAGFAAAACGFASASAHRGARLAAAAAVLLLAAALMLHRLPGFHNPRVLDAVRFTPDAVPFTLYLNFDKVVVGLLLLRWCHPRIGSFAEWRTMLAATAPRALGVMAVVLGVSLVTGYVRWAPKVPAATALWLGVNLLFTCMAEEAVFRGFVQAQLQRLWGPSVAGRWFALVVAAALFGLAHAAGGAVYVFLATIAGLGYGWIYLRTGRIEASILAHFALNTVHFFAFTYPALQHP
- a CDS encoding OsmC family protein, which gives rise to MKRKASALWRGDLKSGRGTISTASAVLKDTPYSFATRFESSPGTNPEELIGAAHAGCFSMALSMELDKAGFTADSVATTAEVTLENHPQTSWTVTRIHLTTEAKVPRITAEKFAEIAKGAKEGCPISRLLKAAEITLDAKLV